One genomic window of Luteitalea pratensis includes the following:
- a CDS encoding phosphodiester glycosidase family protein — MSYRAARLIVASGLALWGAAGVQAQTVVTPLFPGVTHIKRTEPYPQFQCPGCPAPTPNPRLARMNILLIDLWSPAVHFKLTPPGENLPAVAPGSTTPNWPVVPFEVVRQRTLDFLDTAHAQAAINVHFFAPFPVPGGSTQGAFAYVIGLAASRGKVYSGFESSPIQSYAIVANAPGLNVDKSNNASIVHRDPGSVDGMGILEGVELWNALAGSGQILTNGVKTIPEYTDATHPDALLTPGPVPPLGTLPLTYTRAGRHWYDLSNARTAIGVTQDGRTMVLFTVDGTNGGHGMQVGEVADLLKNDYGVWNALNLDGGGSTTMAVEDPVTHLRKLVNVPAENPPRLEATNFAVYSDAVDPVTTAKVDPSPNANGWNQAAVSVSLEATDLASGLTDTPTGWVDLLRYSLAGAQTGGETIVPGHSASFAVAPEGVTTVSYFATDAAGNEETARTLDVKIDGVPPVLSGLPSEGCTLWPANHKLQRVAVLGASDPVSGIARGSFQVTATSNEPMDPGDVVVTEDEHGGLVVQLRAERSGGNKSGRIYNLTITAQDVAGNEVTATANCVVPHDMGKGK, encoded by the coding sequence ATGTCTTACCGAGCTGCCCGTTTGATCGTCGCTTCGGGTCTGGCGCTCTGGGGCGCGGCCGGAGTCCAGGCACAGACCGTCGTCACGCCGCTGTTTCCCGGCGTCACCCATATCAAGCGAACGGAGCCGTACCCGCAGTTCCAGTGTCCCGGGTGCCCCGCGCCGACGCCGAACCCACGCCTGGCGCGGATGAACATCCTGCTCATCGACCTGTGGTCACCCGCGGTCCACTTCAAGCTCACGCCGCCCGGAGAGAACCTGCCGGCTGTAGCCCCTGGCTCTACGACACCGAACTGGCCGGTCGTTCCCTTCGAGGTCGTCCGGCAGCGCACCCTCGACTTCCTCGACACGGCGCACGCGCAGGCGGCGATCAACGTTCACTTCTTCGCGCCGTTTCCGGTGCCCGGCGGATCGACCCAGGGCGCGTTTGCGTACGTGATCGGCCTGGCCGCCTCGCGCGGGAAGGTCTATTCGGGCTTCGAGTCGTCGCCCATCCAGAGCTACGCGATCGTCGCCAATGCTCCCGGGCTGAACGTCGACAAGTCCAACAACGCGAGCATCGTCCATCGTGATCCTGGCTCGGTCGACGGGATGGGCATCCTCGAGGGCGTGGAGCTGTGGAACGCGCTCGCTGGATCCGGTCAGATCCTGACAAATGGCGTCAAGACGATCCCGGAGTACACCGACGCCACCCACCCCGACGCGCTCCTCACCCCCGGCCCGGTGCCTCCCCTCGGCACGCTGCCGCTCACATACACGCGCGCCGGGCGCCACTGGTACGACCTGAGTAACGCGCGCACGGCCATCGGCGTGACCCAGGACGGCCGGACCATGGTCCTGTTCACAGTCGACGGCACCAACGGCGGCCATGGCATGCAAGTGGGCGAAGTCGCCGACCTGCTGAAGAACGACTACGGCGTCTGGAACGCGCTCAACCTGGACGGCGGCGGTTCCACGACCATGGCGGTCGAAGACCCCGTGACTCACCTGCGGAAGCTGGTGAACGTGCCCGCCGAGAATCCGCCACGCCTGGAGGCGACCAACTTCGCCGTGTACTCGGATGCCGTCGATCCGGTCACCACCGCGAAGGTGGATCCGTCGCCGAACGCCAACGGCTGGAACCAGGCCGCCGTCAGCGTGAGCCTCGAAGCGACCGACCTCGCGAGCGGTCTGACCGACACGCCCACCGGATGGGTCGACCTGCTCCGGTATTCGCTGGCCGGCGCGCAAACGGGCGGCGAGACGATCGTGCCGGGACACTCCGCGTCGTTCGCGGTCGCCCCGGAGGGCGTCACGACAGTCAGCTACTTCGCGACCGACGCCGCCGGCAACGAGGAGACAGCGCGCACGCTCGACGTCAAGATCGACGGTGTGCCTCCGGTCCTGAGCGGACTGCCCTCGGAGGGCTGCACGCTCTGGCCGGCGAACCACAAGCTCCAACGGGTCGCGGTCCTGGGCGCCAGCGACCCCGTGTCCGGCATCGCACGCGGATCTTTCCAGGTGACCGCCACCAGCAACGAGCCGATGGACCCGGGTGACGTGGTCGTCACCGAGGACGAGCACGGCGGACTGGTCGTTCAACTGCGTGCCGAGCGCTCGGGTGGCAACAAGTCAGGCCGCATCTACAACCTGACGATCACGGCGCAGGACGTGGCCGGCAACGAGGTGACCGCGACGGCCAACTGCGTTGTCCCGCACGACATGGGTAAGGGGAAGTAA